The Ascochyta rabiei chromosome 3, complete sequence genome segment CGCTGCACTGGCTAAACTATCTGGCTTTCGATGTCATTGGCGATTTGGCTTTCGGCGCGCCATTCGGTATGCTCGAGAAGGGTAGGGATTTTGCCGAAGTCAGGAAGACGCCGGACGCCGAGCCTACGTTTGCGCCTGCTATCGAGGTTTTGAACCGCAGGGGTGAGGTCTCTGGGTACGTTGGGCTGCTCCAGACATTGCACTTTCTCCAAGCCAACTTTAACGACTCTCAGGACGATCGGCATCCTTCCTCAGCTCAAGCCGTACGCGAAATACTTCCCCGACCCCTTCTTCAGCCAGGGCATGAAGGCCATCGAGAACCTCGCCGGCATCGCCGTAGCGCGCGTGAACGAGCGTCTTGCACGACCCGACACCGACCGCGTCGATCTGCTGGCACGGCTCATGGAAGGCCGCGACGAAAAGGGCAACAAGCTGGGCCGCGAAGAGCTGACAGCCGAAGCGCTAACCCAGCTCATCGCCGGCTCCGACACGACGTCCAACACGTCCTGCGCCCTGCTCTACCACTGTCTGCAGCACCGGGACGTCGTGCGCAAGCTGCAGCAGGAGCTCGACAAGGCGCTGCCGAGCGATGGAGTCCCCACCTTCGCAGCCGTCAAGGACCTGCCGTACCTCGACAGCGTCATCAAGGAGACGATGCGCATCCACAGCACTTCTTCCCTCGGCCTGCCTCGCATCATCCCCCCTGGTCCCGGTCTCACGCTCAGCGGACACCACTTCCCCCAGGGCACGGTCCTCTCCGTCCCAGCCTACACCATCCATCACTCCAAGGAGATCTGGGGTCCCGACGCAGACACATTCAGGCCAGAGCGTTGGGAGAAGGTCACCGAGAAGCAAAAGGCGGCTTTCATTCCTTTCAGTTACGGGCCGAGGGCGTGTGTGGGCAGGAATGTGGCTGAGATGGAGTTGGCGCTCATTGTGAGTACCATCTTCAGCCGGTACGAGTTTGAGTTGCGACAGGGCGAAATGAAGACAAGGGAGGGTTTCTTGAGGAAGCCGCTCGGTCTTGAGGTCGGCATGCGCAGGAGACAAAAGTAGTATCGCTGTAGCTGTAGGCAGAGAGGCTATTCACACTTGATTCTCTTCATGTATATTGTTTGGTAGCTACGAGAGTATACTGGCTCCGTACTACTTGTCTTCTCTATTGAACAACGCAAATGCCCCTATAATTCGATGAGCGCTTGCCTACCTATTGTATTCCTTGCTATCCATGCCATTACTCAGCCCCTTCCCGCAACGTTGCCGAGTCTGCTGCCAATCAGGGGCTCTCTAGCTTGTATGCTCGCAATTGACGGATCACTGCCGGTGTCTTTGCCCACTCCTTTTTCTCACCGTCCTTCATAACAACGACTTTCTGCCTCTTTTCCTCGACGATCAAGTCGGGACCTTTGAGCTTTGGCATGGGAGCCTTGACTGGAATCTCTGGCCACGTATCTTCCACTGTTTCTGTTTTCTTCACCAAATCGACGTATTTGAAGTCAAAAGCTTCAGGATGTCCTTCGTGTAGACTGGCCACATCGCCATCGAACATAGCAGACACCGAAGCTGCAACGGCAGAAAGAGACTGCAGGTGCTGCTGATGCGCTGTGACCCATCGCTTCAAAATCGCTTCGCGAATATTCCTGAGGCATCCAAGGTCGCCGTCCTCATACGCAATCCGAGCAATGTGTAGCACTCGTTCGATTCCCCGGAAGATTGAAGACGTCCAAGCTTGCCTGACAGCTGTCCCTAAAGCAAATCAGTATACCACAAGGGTTGGGATTTATGTAGACCAACTCAAACACTCAGGTGAATCCTGTTTATAGATGAGCCGTGCAAAGTCTTCAATCTTTCTGTATGCTGCTGCAAGCGCTGCCGCTCCGTTCACGTCCTGGCTGCTCTTTGGTGGTTCGTTACCGAAGGTCATCAAGGAAATCCACTGATTACGACGCATGCAGTAGAGGTCGTCCTTGGGGAGATCGGTGATGATCGAGACGAAATTGCGTTCCCGGTACGTGAAGAGCTCTGGACGAGGGGGGGAATGCAAAAAGACCCTTCCGATAGGGCGTAGGCTCAAGAAAGGTTCCAGAACAAAGAAGATCGCTGCGGTAGCCTCATCCGATTGCCAAAGCTGCCTGCACGAAGGTGCTGGTGTGACTGACAATCGCTTCAGAGCTGCTGGACTGGATTCGGACGGTGATGGTGAAATGACGTCCACAAACTTTCGAATGGTGTCCCGCAGTTGGTATAGTTCGAACTCTTCGTACGATCTACCGAACCCACTGACGCCCCTGATGTTTGATTGCGTGAGGGCAAAATTGACCTGAATATCCAAATGGCGGATGCGGCGTGCGGCTGGTCGACAGAGGATCTTGGTGGGCTCTTCAAAGATGTAGCAGGTATCTTCACGATCCCAACGCTTCCCGAATAGCTGTATGTATGTTGGCCAGATCCTAACCTCGAACTTGGGTTCGCCGTATATGAGCACGGCGGCCTCCTCATAGAACTGGCGACTAACGAACAACACTGCAGTATGCGGTGCATCGGGATGAGTGCGATATAGTCGTTCGTCCTTGATGACATTTGGGAACAGGTAGCGGAATATCATCAGCCGGA includes the following:
- a CDS encoding Benzoate 4-monooxygenase; amino-acid sequence: MFLTVLLTPYTLILFPVLYYILPYLRNWQIKDIPSPFPAAFTNLWLLLQARQGKRYLAVDNAHKKYGTLVRIQPHHVSIADADAIPVIYGHGNGTLKSEYYDAFVSIRRGLFNTRDRAEHTRKRKTVSHTFSAKSVLQFEQYIHHNLEELQKQWDQRAASKQGGWYQMDALHWLNYLAFDVIGDLAFGAPFGMLEKGRDFAEVRKTPDAEPTFAPAIEVLNRRGEVSGTIGILPQLKPYAKYFPDPFFSQGMKAIENLAGIAVARVNERLARPDTDRVDLLARLMEGRDEKGNKLGREELTAEALTQLIAGSDTTSNTSCALLYHCLQHRDVVRKLQQELDKALPSDGVPTFAAVKDLPYLDSVIKETMRIHSTSSLGLPRIIPPGPGLTLSGHHFPQGTVLSVPAYTIHHSKEIWGPDADTFRPERWEKVTEKQKAAFIPFSYGPRACVGRNVAEMELALIVSTIFSRYEFELRQGEMKTREGFLRKPLGLEVGMRRRQK